A genome region from Bacteroidota bacterium includes the following:
- a CDS encoding DUF1572 family protein produces the protein MDTAQSFITHSTQLLERDFLPRIRAVVEMLTDEQVWWRPNEASNSIGNLILHLSGNVNQWIVGGVGKQPVIRERDREFNERSPIPRAELLAKLEGTVSQGCRVLALLNPSTLAEVREIQGNSVTVLEAMYHVVEHFSMHTGQILMLAKMITASDLKLYDFPGGTATKLW, from the coding sequence ATGGATACTGCACAATCTTTCATTACTCATTCCACTCAATTGCTCGAACGCGACTTCCTTCCTCGAATCCGGGCAGTTGTCGAAATGCTGACGGATGAACAAGTCTGGTGGCGGCCCAACGAGGCATCGAACAGCATTGGTAACCTGATTCTTCACCTGTCCGGAAATGTCAATCAATGGATCGTTGGCGGAGTCGGGAAACAACCCGTGATTCGAGAGAGAGACAGAGAATTTAACGAACGTTCGCCCATCCCCCGTGCAGAACTCCTTGCGAAACTCGAAGGAACCGTATCGCAAGGGTGCCGCGTGTTGGCATTGCTCAACCCGTCGACGCTTGCCGAAGTCCGTGAAATACAGGGAAATAGCGTGACAGTCCTTGAAGCGATGTACCACGTTGTCGAGCATTTCTCGATGCATACCGGCCAAATTCTCATGCTGGCGAAAATGATCACCGCATCCGACCTTAAACTCTACGATTTTCCCGGCGGTACTGCCACAAAGTTGTGGTAG
- a CDS encoding sulfurtransferase produces MNHSPGFLALVNDAKTRVRETTVDDVQKGLENADDFVLIDTREEHERDEAHIAGAIFLSKGIIEREIERAVPDKSKKIVLYCGGGYRSALSSDNLQKMGYTNVFSLAGGWRAWQKANGVVTTAREE; encoded by the coding sequence ATGAATCACAGTCCCGGCTTCCTCGCGTTGGTGAACGACGCCAAAACCCGTGTGCGCGAAACCACCGTTGACGATGTGCAGAAGGGCCTCGAAAACGCCGATGATTTTGTATTAATAGACACGCGCGAGGAACATGAAAGGGACGAAGCGCATATTGCAGGAGCAATCTTTCTGAGCAAAGGAATAATTGAACGGGAGATTGAACGGGCCGTGCCGGATAAATCTAAGAAAATCGTTCTCTATTGCGGAGGCGGATATCGTTCCGCCCTGTCGTCAGATAATCTTCAGAAAATGGGATACACGAACGTCTTTTCGTTGGCAGGGGGTTGGAGGGCTTGGCAGAAAGCCAACGGAGTCGTGACAACTGCACGCGAAGAATAA
- a CDS encoding NUDIX hydrolase, translated as MKFCSACGKPVRLAVPEGDHTQRHVCDACNTIHYENPRIIVGCLPVSGNKVLLCKRSNEPRKGFWTLPAGFLEKGETIEEGAMRETREEANAEVVIGRLFSVYSIPDFAQVYMFFLAELPKTDFSPGAETEAVALFSEPEIPWKEIAFSSVRFTLKQYFDNRSLQQTVVHVGRHGIVNDAGSSGKLVSAGAHSKKLG; from the coding sequence ATGAAATTCTGCAGCGCATGCGGCAAGCCTGTCCGGTTAGCAGTTCCGGAAGGAGACCACACACAGCGCCATGTTTGCGATGCATGCAACACAATCCATTACGAGAATCCCCGGATCATTGTGGGCTGCCTTCCGGTAAGCGGAAACAAAGTCCTGCTGTGTAAACGTTCGAATGAACCGCGAAAAGGATTCTGGACCCTTCCTGCGGGATTTCTTGAGAAGGGCGAGACGATTGAAGAGGGGGCAATGCGAGAGACCCGCGAAGAGGCAAATGCAGAAGTCGTGATCGGCAGGCTTTTTTCGGTGTACAGCATTCCCGACTTTGCACAAGTGTACATGTTCTTTCTTGCAGAATTACCGAAAACGGATTTCTCTCCCGGCGCGGAGACAGAAGCAGTGGCATTGTTTTCCGAACCCGAAATTCCCTGGAAGGAAATCGCGTTCAGCTCGGTTCGGTTTACACTGAAACAGTACTTCGACAACAGATCATTGCAGCAAACAGTTGTCCATGTCGGACGTCACGGCATCGTTAATGATGCCGGGTCTTCCGGGAAACTGGTGAGCGCTGGAGCACATTCGAAAAAATTGGGTTGA